The following is a genomic window from Balneolales bacterium ANBcel1.
AGTGCAGGGTCCATTCTCTCAGGAACGCTTCCGGAACCGGTCTGCCCGGGATATCCATCCTGATGGAGTTCCAGTGCTTTTTGTTCATATGATATCCTGGTCTCACAAATTCGTGCTGTTCCCTGAGCTCCAGCGCCTTCACGGGATCGCATTTCAGGTTGATCATGGAGAATTCGTCCAGGTCAACCAATGCATACATTTTGTCCATGACAAAAAACACCAGCGCCCCGGGTCCGAACGGCAGACGCTCTTCGGTCCCCGGTAATGAGAGACAAAACGCACGATATGATTCAATGTCCATTTATTACTCCGGCAATATGAACAGGCTTTCCGGCCCGCAATTTCCGGAATATAATATACCAATACGACATAAGCCCGGAGGTTGTCGCAATCTCCTCGGTTGTCGGAGTATTACACAATGCGTTATTCGGTTCTTTTTGTTTGGAGCCGCTTTGTGCTTACTCTGAGCGATCTCAAAACCTGCTCGTTGATGGCGCCGGCTCTGATTTACATAGCCAATAATGCCCTTGCATTCGGAATCATCCATCGTGCAAAACCCGACTATCGCGTCCTTTTTCTTTCGCATAGCAGATAATTTGTTATTTTTGCGACAGAAAATAACACCATGACCAATATAACCCGATCACAAACCAGTAAGAGCAGAAATCAGCGCTACCCGGTGCTCGATCTTGACGCCTATTCTCCGGAAGAGGTAGCGAACCGGGTACTGCAAGTGGGCGTTAAGAAAGTCCGGTTCCCTGCGATTGCCACTTTCATGCTGGGCCTGCTTGGCGGCTCTTTCATCTCGCTGGGTGCCATTTATCAGGTGATTGTGCTGGCAAGTCCTTCCATAAGCGACAGCACCGCAGTCATTATCAGCCCGTTTCTCTATTCGATGGGCTATATCATCGCCTTTATCTCAGGCGCTGAAATTTTTACCACCAACAACCTGGCGGTCATGAGTCTGGCCTCTGGAAAAATCAGAATCATCGAGCTGGTGAAAAACTGGAGCGTGGTGCTTGTTGCCAACATCATCGGCGCCATATTTATCGTATTGCTTTTCTTTTTTTCCGGACAGAGCTATCTGTATGAGGGAAAGGTGGCGGATGAAGTACTGTTTTTGAGTTCCGAGAAGCTTTCTTACTCGGTTCCGCAGATGTTTATTCAAGGACTCTTTGGAAACATGCTGATCTGCGCGGGCGCATGGCTGGCCATGGCCGGCCGTTCGGTCACCGACAAGTTCCTGGCTCTGCTGTTCCCGCTCTCGGCAGTTCCGGCCATCGGTTTCCAGCACGCCACAGGAAACATGTTTTATTTCTTTCTGTCGTTCCTGCTGATTCAGGACGGGCAGCTGGAAGGGCTGGAAGCCTCATTCGGAATCCTGACCGGCCTGCTGAGCCTTGCGGTAGTAGCTATCGGCAACATTATTGGTGGCGGGTTGTTTATCGCCATGAGCTACTACTTCGTTTATGTCTATTGCAAGTGGTAATTCCGGAAAAGCACCTTTTCCAGCTCCACCAGCACGAAGACCGTCAGACCGGCAGCCAGCGCCCACATCCAGTAAAAGCCATTCACCGGCTCGGTACCGAACCAGCTGTTCATAAAGGGGGCATACACAAACCCTGACTGTAGCACAGCAAGGACAGCAATTGCCAGAAATACCACCTTGTTACTGAAGAAGTTGCGGCCGATGGTAAAGTTATGGAGGTTTCTGCAGTTGAGCAGATAAAACGCCTGGCTCACTACCAGTACGTTGATGGCTACGGTGCTTGCCAGTTCCTGTGCCTGTCCGTTCACATACAGATAAAAGAACGTGCCCAACGCGAATCCACCGATAATGACCGAGACAAACAACAGCCGCCAGACAAAATAGCGATCGATGATCGGCGCGTCTGCGTCCCGCGGCTTCCGTTTCATAACCCCGGCTTCGGTCGGTTCGAACGGCAGCGCCAGCGCCAGTGTCACGGCCGTCACCATATTCACCCAGAGTATCTGAACCGGACTTACCGGCATAGTCAAGCCCAGCACAATGGCGGAAATAATGAGCAGGGCCTGGGCTCCATTGGTCGGCAGCAGAAAGAGGATCGCTTTTTTCAGATTGTCGTAGATGGTACGCCCCTCTTCCACAGCCCGGGCGATGGAGGCGAAATTGTCATCGGCCAAAACCATATCTGCCGCCTCTTTGGTTACTTCCGTGCCTTTAATACCCATGGCAACTCCAACACTGGACCGTTTCAGGGCCGGCGCGTCATTAACCCCGTCTCCGGTCATGGCCACCACATGATTTCGTATCTGCAGCGCCTTAACGATTCGCAATTTGTGTTCGGGACTGGTTCGGGCATAAATATCATATTCGGTCACCATATCCCGCAGTTCTTCATCCGGGGTATCTTCGATATCCTTTCCGGTGATCGCCTCTTTCCCCTCGCAAATCCCGAGCTGTTCGCCGATGGCCTTGGCCGTAATTGCGTGGTCGCCGGTGATCATCTTCACCGTTATGCCGGCCTCCTTGCACCTCTTGACCGCCTCGATGGCTTCGGGCCGGGGCGGGTCAATGATACCGACCAGACCCAGGAGAACGGTCCCGTCGCCTACATCCTCTTTCTCCAGGCCGGATTTCGAGCCATCCGCCTTCTGTACGGCCGCCGCAATCACTCGCTCTCCCTTGGCGGCAATATCATCAATCACCGACTGCATCTCCTCCCGGTCAAACTCTTTCTCCCCGTCAGATGTCAGAACCGATGAGCACATTTCCAGAATTCGCTCCGGGGCCCCCTTGATAAGGATCACGCGCTCCCCTTCATATTCATGCAAGGTAGCCATGTATTTGTGATCCGACTCAAAAGGGATTTCATCCAGTTTTTTGAAGTCTTCCATCTCCAGACCCGACTTCCTGCCGAGTGTGACCAGGGCGCCGTCGGTCGGATCTCCCTCCATCGTCCACTCCCCGTCCTCTTCGCTGATGCGTGCCTCATTGCAGAGTGTCACGGCCTCGAGCAGCCTGCGCAGCACCCTGTTTTCTTCTATTTGGGATGTCTCCAGGGCATCCTCCGAATCCTTCTTCCTGATCTCTCCCTCGGGCTTGTATCCCGAACCGTCGACAAGAAACTCCTCGCCATCCGCATAGACGGTTTTGGCCGTCATCTCATTTTTTGTGAGGGTACCGGTTTTATCGGAGCAGATCACCGTCACCGCTCCGAGGGTCTCCACGGACGGCAGTTTTCGGATGATGGCGTTTCTGGATGCCATCGTCTGTACCCCAAGTGCCAGTGTGATGGTAACGATGGCCGGCAGGCCTTCCGGTATCGCGGCCACGGCAAGACCGATAACCGCCATAAACAGTTCAAGCACCTCGAAATCATGGAACAGATAGCCGATACCGAACAGGATTGCGGTCATTCCCACAATGGCGATGGACAACTTCTTGCCAAATCGCTTGATCTGACGGAGCAGCGGCGTTGTTATCTCATCCACTTCGCTTATCATCCGGTTGATCCTGCCGAGTTCGGTGTCACCGCCTGTTGCAAAGACCACACCGGTGGCTTTGCCGTACGTAGCCATGGTACCGTTGAACCCAACCGAAGTGCGGTCACCGACAACAGCGTCTTCTTCCACCTCGTCAGGCGTCTTTTCAACGGTTTCCGACTCGCCGGTCAGGGCCGATTCCTCCACCTGAAATCCGTTGGCCTCGACAATGCGCAGGTCGGCGGGTATTTTATCCCCCGATTCCATCAGCACCACATCGCCGGGTACCAGATCATCGGCATCCACGGTTATCTCCTCTCCTCCGCGTATGACTTTCGCTTCGAGCGACAGCATCTCCTTGAGGCTTTCCAGTGCCTTTTCCGCCTTCCCTTCCTGCACAAATCCGATAACCGCATTGATCAGCACCACCGCAAGGATCACCCATGTATCGATCCAGTGCCCCATAAGCGCCGTTACGACCGCCGCAATGATCAAAATGTAGATCAGTACATCATGAAATTGCAGAATGAACCGCATCAGCGGTCCGCGCTTCTTTTGCTCCGGCAATTTATTCGGACCAAACTCATCCCGCCGTTTTTTTGCCTCATCCGCCGTGAGCCCTTCTCCTGAATCCGTATCGAGGTCCCTTACCACATCCTCGCCCGACATACTGTGCCATTTCCGGTCGGTGATTTCGTCTTTTTCAATCATCTGTTTTCCGTTGGATTCCAATAGTTACGCAATGCTGCTATTCTACTCGCAAGGTATTGTACGCTTTAGGTAACACCTTGCCGCGGCTAAATAGTTTATGGCATAGCAGCATCATTGCCATCTCCTGCCCAGGAATCCACCATCAGCGATATGGCCCCGTCTCCGGTCACATTGCACGCGGTACCGAATCCGTCCTGGGCCATATACAGTGCCAGCATCAGTCCCTGTTGCGCCTCGGTGAAGCCCAGTATGGATGACATCAGGCCAAGCGCGGCGACCACGGCCCCGCCGGGCACCCCCGGTGCGGCGATCATGGTCACGCCAAGCAGAATAATAAATGGCAGGAAGTTGCCGAAATCGGGCGTACCGCCCCCAAGCACGACAACAGCCACCGAGCAGGCCACCAGTGTGATGGTACTGCCGGCAAGGTGGATGGTAGCGGACAGCGGAATTACAAACTCGGCAATTCGTTCGGTTACCTGGTTGGATTTGGCACTTTGCAGGGTTACCGGGATGGTGGCGGCACTGGACATGGTTCCCAGGGCGGTGGTATAGGCCGGCAACATGTTCCTGAGCGCTTTGAGCGGATTTTTCCCGGTGCGAATTCCGGCGATGCTGAACTGCACCAGCAGATAGCCCAGATGCATCGAGATAATGAGCAGAAATACCCTGGCGAATACACTCAGCGTCTGAAACGCCTCACCTGTAGCGGCCATGTCGGCAAAAATCCCGGCAATATGAATCGGCAGCAGCGGGATGATGATTTTTGTAATCACCAGTACGATGATGGCGCGGAACTCTTCCATGACATGAAACAGGGCGGATTGCGCTTTCTCATGGCGGAGGAAGTTGATACCCAGGCCGAAGATAAACGATGTAACCAGCGCCGTCATCACACCCATGATGGGCGGCGTGCTTATTTCGATGAAGGGCATCAGTCCGGCGGCACCCGGATTTCCTGCGGCCCCATCCGTAATAAAAAACGGAATCACCAGAATGGCGATGAAAAAGGCGACGATTCCGGCGACCAGTGTCGATGCGTAGGCGAGTCCGGCCGTTCCAGCCAGCAGTTTGCCGGCCCTGGCGCCAAGTTCCGCGATGCCGGCGGCGATAAAGCCGATGATGATCAGCGGTACGATATAGCCCAGAAACTCACCGAACAAATGGGTGAACGTGTACAGAATGCGTCCGGCCCATTCCGGCAAATACAGGCCGATAAGAATTCCGGAAATGATTCCGATGATGAGTCTGGGCAAAAGGCCGATTTTTTTCATGATAACGAAGGTTGACAGGATGCGGCCCCGTGCCCGGGACGGTTTCAGGGGCCGGTTTCGTTTTGCATGGACTGTTCCGGGGTTTCGGTTTCCGTTGCGCTCACATTATATCGCGGCGCGCACTACATGATACCCCCAAGGCTTGAATATAATGGTTATGCCGGATTTTCCATCCTTTAATCCGCTGAGTGCAAAAGCTCAAACTGCGTGCGGTGCTTTATTCCGGAGTTCGCTATTTTTGACTGCCCGGCTTGCCGGGAACCTGTCCGGGGCCGGGCCACGCATCATCTTACGGGCCATGCATCACCTCCGGGCCAGGCATCATCGAATACCGGTTTTTTTGCCCCGATCCGAAAATATTTTTCACCGGTGGCGGATCAACCCGTACCATTACCCGAAGCGGTTCCCTGTCCCGGCCGGAACAATACCGGGCACCTGTTTCCCGATTTCAGCCCGACTGACCCCAAACTCAGTTTCACATGGATATTATTGCAGATCAAATAGCGAGCGTTCACATTCTCAACCAATACTGGCTCACGCTGCTGATGGTCATTTCCATGGTGCTGGTTTCCCGCACCTTTGTGGCCGGCACGCGCTACTCGCCCATCCTGATTATTGTGGTATTTGGATTGATCATGGGGTACGTGCTTGTGAACACCGGACTTGCCACACCCGGCCTGCCCGAATTTCCGATCGTTGAGCTAACCAGCAGGGTGACCATCACCGCCTTGATGGCCTCATTTTTTGTAGGCGGACAAGAGATCCGTAAAATTTTTTCCAACCGCGAGATCGATCCGACTGATATTGTGGTACCTTCGTCCAAGGAACTTTTTCTCGGCACCTATGCCACGCAATTTATGTTTCTGGTGCGCGGCTTCTTTATCCTCACCGGCATTGAGGCGCTCAAACGCCTGATCACCGGGTATTCCACCGGCGAGCCCCTCGACCATTTCTATCCCCTTCTCGGGTATATCGGCCTGGTGGCTTCCATCATCCTGATCGACCATCGGGCCAAAATCACCAACAAGGCAATGTACATCCGCAAAGGCCTCATTGAAACGGGTATGATCCTGCTGATGATGGTGGTCGCCTACCACATCTCGGTGTGGATTCGTCCGACTATCGCGCTTCCGGAGATCTTCTTCGCCATGATTCTCTCCGTGATGCTCGGCATGGTGATGGTTGACTGGAAATTCGGGCCTACCATCCGGTCGCTTCTCTTCGCGGGTATCCCGATCGTTCTGGCGGCCAACTTTATGGTCGGAGGTTCCCGCATTGCCGAAGCCTTTCAGCTTACGGGCATGACATCCGTGCTCTCGTTCGGCTTTTTCGGCCAGTTGCTGTGGATGTTCGGTGGCCTGGCCATTCTCATCTTCTTCGGTGCCGCCAACCACATCCGCAATCTTGCTCCCGGTATGGCGGGATCGCTGTCGCACTCCGGCCTCACCGGAGCCTGCACGGCCGGCGACCTGGGTCCGCAGGCTGCGGTTCGCGCGCCCATCATGATCAACATCCCGTTCATCGGCCACATTTTTGTCTTCTCGATTCTGGCGGCAAGCGCAACAACCGGACACCTGATCATCTCCTACACTCTGATCGTTGTGGCCGCCGGCGCCGCGCTAACCATCTGGGCCTTGAAAACCCTGCGGGGCGCAATGGGTCAGGAGAAACAGGAGATTCGCGGTTTGATGATCTTCTCGCTCGGCTGGCAGCTGGTGGCCGTATTCGGCGGCTTGCTGATGCTCAGCATTTCGGGTATGGGCCTGGCTGATGCCGTGATGGCCAATGCCTCTGCCATCTCGCACTTCGGCCTCTTTGCCGCCATCCAGGGCGGCATGTTCGGTGCCGAGGCGGCTGGAATGATCGCGTTCGTTTTCGCCATGCCGTTCCTGGTGCATCCGCTGGTCTTCGGGATTTTCGGAAAAACCGCTGAAAACGACGGTATCATGCCGGAGAAAATCGTCTATCTCCTTGCACTCATTGGTGTCGCCGGTGTACTTTACTCCATGGTATTCTAATACTTCCTTTTTCGGTGCGTGCCCCTGCAGACGGCAGGGGCGTAGCCGCCTGATTTTCGGTACACCTTCCGGCAGGTGAGCTTGTCCTGCCGAACGATGTGCAAATTCCATTATTTCCAACCCCAAATCCATGAAATCGCGTGAGAGATATTAATATTGCCGTTGTGCCCGTGGCCGGACTGGGTACCCGCCTCCTGCCCGCTACCAAATCACAACCCAAGGAAATGCTGCCCGTAGGCAGAAAACCCGTTGTTCAGTATGTTGTGGAAGAACTGGCCCAGGTCGGGGTCGAGAGGCTGCTGTTCATTACCGGTCCGGGCAAAGCTTCCATCGAAAATCACTTCGACCTCAACCACGAGCTCACCCAGACGCTCAGAAACGAAGGCAAGGAAGAGCTGCTCTCCGAGCTGGCATTTGAAAGAGCTTCCATCCAGTATTTCTTCACCCGGCAGCGCCAGCTGCTCGGATTGGGTCACGCCATACTCTGCGCCGAGCCTTTCATCACCAACGAGCCTTTTATTGTCGCCCTGGGCGACTCCATTATCGGGATGCATGACCAGAGCAGGATTGTCGAGCGCATGACCGAGTGCTTCCACACTCATCAGGCCGATGCCGTCATCGCCTTCGAAGAGGTTCCGAGAGAGGAAGTGTTCCAGTATGGAGTCGCCAAGCCGAAACCTCCCGCAAATCCGGCGGGTGACGCTAAATCCGACAATCCGAATGCCGGCCTCCCCGCTTCACAAAGCGGCAAAACGGACTTGAACGCCCGTTCCGGCGCTGCCGAAGCTTCGGGAACCCCAACGAGCCTCGGTCCGGGTGATTTCTTCGAGATTGAAGACCTGATTGAAAAACCGCCGGTTGACGAAGCTCCCAGCAACCTTGCCATTGCCGCCCGCTACATCCTCAAACCCGGTATCTTTGACGCCTTGAAACGGACGCAGCCCGGTGTCGGCGGCGAAATACAGCTCACCGACGCCATACGGCTTCAAATCCGTGAAGGCGCCAGGGTATACGGCGTGCGTCTGGGCAAAAACGAAACCCGTTACGACATCGGCAACTTCGGTTCCTACTTCAGGGCATTCACGGAATTTGCCCTTTCCGACGAAAAGTACGGAGCCGAACTTCGCGAATACCTCAAAACACTGACCCATGCTGATCATTCGTAGAAAAGCCTGTGCCCGCGCCGGCTTTCTCGGAAACCCGTCCGATGGCTATCACGGAAAGACCATCTCCCTGACCGTCCCCGTTTTTTTTGCCGAAGTCGTGCTTTACGAATGGGATGACGTCGAAATCGTTCTGGCCGAACAGGACGGGGCCCGTTTCCGGTCGGTTCACGAACTCGCCAACGATGTCAAGCTGCACGGCTATTACGGGGGGATACGCCTCATCAAGGCGACGATTAAAAGATTTGTCGAATATTGTGTGCAGCGGGACATTCCCCTGCACTCCCGGAATTTTTCCATCCGGTACAACTCCACCATTCCCCGCCAGGTCGGTCTCGCGGGCTCCAGCTCCATCATCGTTGCCACCCTGCGGGCATTGATGGCCTTTTATGATGTCACCATGCCGAAAGAAGTACAGCCGTCGTTTGTGTTGTCGGTGGAACGGGACGAGCTCGGCATCGCGGCCGGCCTTCAGGACCGGGTTATCCAGGTGTACGAGGGGCTGGTGTACATGGACTTCTCCAGGGAGGCGGAACAGTCGTCCTGCGGATACAAACACTACCATTACGAGCCTCTTGATCCAGGCCTGCTGCCACCCGTGTATGTCGCCTATCACAGCGGCCTCAGCGAACCCACCGAGATTTTTCACAACGATATCGGTGGACGCTACCGCCGCGGCGAACCCGATGTGGTAAACGCCATGACCCGGTTTGCAGAAATTACCAGGGAGGGGCGGCAGGTGCTTTTGGATGGTGATTTCCAGCGGCTCTCCGAACTTGTCAATGAGAACTTCGATCTGCGTGACCGCATATCGCGCCTGCCGGAATGGCAGCGCCGAATGGTGTTCGCAGCCAGAGAGTGCGGTGCCAGCGCCAAATTCGCGGGATCGGGCGGAGCCATTGTCGGGATCTACGAGGGTCCGGAAATGCTCCGGAGACTCCGCGACCGGCTCGACGAAATAGAGGTAAAAACCATCACTCCCGATATCACCGCCTGCTGATCCGGCCGGTTTCGAACACCGGGACAGCCACCCGGGCCGAATGAATCTGCACGTGAGTCCGGCACAATCCGTCTCCGACCGGGTTCATTCGCCGGAGATCTGCCGATCGTTTAATTCCGAAGGGGCCGATCTTTCCGGACATGGTTGTCCTTTTCACATCACGGATTACGCAGTCAGCCCCGGCCAAACTATCGCTCTTCAATCTGAAACGGGATCTTGACATCCTTCCAGTGCAGGATGGCCTTTCCGGCACTGCCCTCCACATCCTCGAAATAAAACATCATTTGCTCCATGTGAACCGCCTCCTGGGGAGCAACATCCACCCGAAGAACATCTTCAGCGGAATCGTATCGATAGGCGCCCCACTGCTCCGCAATCGCATTGAAGATGAGGGTCCATTCACCGGCGCCCCGGGGAATAGTGAACAGGCTGTAGGTGCCGGCATCCAGCGATTCACCCTCTACCAGGACATCCTCCGAAAACGTAATGGTGGTTGCCTCGTCGGCACCGGTCCGCCAAACGCGGTCAAACGGTACGAGTCCGCCGAATATTTCGCGCTCACGTACCGCCGGGCGGCCATAGGTGATGGTTACTTCCGTAGTGCCGATGGTTTGGGAGACCAGGGCATTCGGACTGATTCTGATATCGTTTCGGGGGCGTTCCTGCGCTGACGCCGCTGCGCATACAACAAGGCCGAGCATTGCAACAGCCAGAAACATGCCTGA
Proteins encoded in this region:
- a CDS encoding MmcQ/YjbR family DNA-binding protein translates to MDIESYRAFCLSLPGTEERLPFGPGALVFFVMDKMYALVDLDEFSMINLKCDPVKALELREQHEFVRPGYHMNKKHWNSIRMDIPGRPVPEAFLREWTLHSYGLVVSKLSKKNRELLDTTSGNNWG
- a CDS encoding formate/nitrite transporter family protein, translated to MTNITRSQTSKSRNQRYPVLDLDAYSPEEVANRVLQVGVKKVRFPAIATFMLGLLGGSFISLGAIYQVIVLASPSISDSTAVIISPFLYSMGYIIAFISGAEIFTTNNLAVMSLASGKIRIIELVKNWSVVLVANIIGAIFIVLLFFFSGQSYLYEGKVADEVLFLSSEKLSYSVPQMFIQGLFGNMLICAGAWLAMAGRSVTDKFLALLFPLSAVPAIGFQHATGNMFYFFLSFLLIQDGQLEGLEASFGILTGLLSLAVVAIGNIIGGGLFIAMSYYFVYVYCKW
- a CDS encoding cation-transporting P-type ATPase produces the protein MIEKDEITDRKWHSMSGEDVVRDLDTDSGEGLTADEAKKRRDEFGPNKLPEQKKRGPLMRFILQFHDVLIYILIIAAVVTALMGHWIDTWVILAVVLINAVIGFVQEGKAEKALESLKEMLSLEAKVIRGGEEITVDADDLVPGDVVLMESGDKIPADLRIVEANGFQVEESALTGESETVEKTPDEVEEDAVVGDRTSVGFNGTMATYGKATGVVFATGGDTELGRINRMISEVDEITTPLLRQIKRFGKKLSIAIVGMTAILFGIGYLFHDFEVLELFMAVIGLAVAAIPEGLPAIVTITLALGVQTMASRNAIIRKLPSVETLGAVTVICSDKTGTLTKNEMTAKTVYADGEEFLVDGSGYKPEGEIRKKDSEDALETSQIEENRVLRRLLEAVTLCNEARISEEDGEWTMEGDPTDGALVTLGRKSGLEMEDFKKLDEIPFESDHKYMATLHEYEGERVILIKGAPERILEMCSSVLTSDGEKEFDREEMQSVIDDIAAKGERVIAAAVQKADGSKSGLEKEDVGDGTVLLGLVGIIDPPRPEAIEAVKRCKEAGITVKMITGDHAITAKAIGEQLGICEGKEAITGKDIEDTPDEELRDMVTEYDIYARTSPEHKLRIVKALQIRNHVVAMTGDGVNDAPALKRSSVGVAMGIKGTEVTKEAADMVLADDNFASIARAVEEGRTIYDNLKKAILFLLPTNGAQALLIISAIVLGLTMPVSPVQILWVNMVTAVTLALALPFEPTEAGVMKRKPRDADAPIIDRYFVWRLLFVSVIIGGFALGTFFYLYVNGQAQELASTVAINVLVVSQAFYLLNCRNLHNFTIGRNFFSNKVVFLAIAVLAVLQSGFVYAPFMNSWFGTEPVNGFYWMWALAAGLTVFVLVELEKVLFRNYHLQ
- a CDS encoding dicarboxylate/amino acid:cation symporter, producing MKKIGLLPRLIIGIISGILIGLYLPEWAGRILYTFTHLFGEFLGYIVPLIIIGFIAAGIAELGARAGKLLAGTAGLAYASTLVAGIVAFFIAILVIPFFITDGAAGNPGAAGLMPFIEISTPPIMGVMTALVTSFIFGLGINFLRHEKAQSALFHVMEEFRAIIVLVITKIIIPLLPIHIAGIFADMAATGEAFQTLSVFARVFLLIISMHLGYLLVQFSIAGIRTGKNPLKALRNMLPAYTTALGTMSSAATIPVTLQSAKSNQVTERIAEFVIPLSATIHLAGSTITLVACSVAVVVLGGGTPDFGNFLPFIILLGVTMIAAPGVPGGAVVAALGLMSSILGFTEAQQGLMLALYMAQDGFGTACNVTGDGAISLMVDSWAGDGNDAAMP
- a CDS encoding UTP--glucose-1-phosphate uridylyltransferase, producing MRDINIAVVPVAGLGTRLLPATKSQPKEMLPVGRKPVVQYVVEELAQVGVERLLFITGPGKASIENHFDLNHELTQTLRNEGKEELLSELAFERASIQYFFTRQRQLLGLGHAILCAEPFITNEPFIVALGDSIIGMHDQSRIVERMTECFHTHQADAVIAFEEVPREEVFQYGVAKPKPPANPAGDAKSDNPNAGLPASQSGKTDLNARSGAAEASGTPTSLGPGDFFEIEDLIEKPPVDEAPSNLAIAARYILKPGIFDALKRTQPGVGGEIQLTDAIRLQIREGARVYGVRLGKNETRYDIGNFGSYFRAFTEFALSDEKYGAELREYLKTLTHADHS
- a CDS encoding DUF2911 domain-containing protein — encoded protein: MQAIHRASGMFLAVAMLGLVVCAAASAQERPRNDIRISPNALVSQTIGTTEVTITYGRPAVREREIFGGLVPFDRVWRTGADEATTITFSEDVLVEGESLDAGTYSLFTIPRGAGEWTLIFNAIAEQWGAYRYDSAEDVLRVDVAPQEAVHMEQMMFYFEDVEGSAGKAILHWKDVKIPFQIEER